From a single Rutidosis leptorrhynchoides isolate AG116_Rl617_1_P2 chromosome 5, CSIRO_AGI_Rlap_v1, whole genome shotgun sequence genomic region:
- the LOC139847377 gene encoding BEACH domain-containing protein B isoform X1, with translation MIRNRKASKFRRIRMNIVKGVAGLIRRTSGYGGEYGVGSPSHIFPVPTPKVIFSDSGDEAILSALWQRYQNASDKAERQMAFHIFLKQFLVIYKNWEPFDSDSSSEDSQNPDEVISGCSAAHPAEILVNLIEEVTHITAVLTEYVSGTSNSLSITSEGFAVLHALIIMTRSMHNCKVLGYYGGIQKLTALMKAAVVQLKTIAGSLSADETLSSSNIEKAGYLQKILVHVISIVCGFINLRVDVNEKTLIDIDSLDASIERIATTPEPFVNSRDALSDKKVQWHQKAVISVMEAGGLNWLVELLRVIRRLSLKEQWTNPSLQYVTLRSLQLALTDNPRGQNHFRSIGGLEVLLDCLGVSSLNSLRLKKSSSFDNDNGSGDGISLMWILQLHLLSLEVLREAVFGNLSNLQFLCENGRVHKFANSFCLPAFVFQEFMQKRSNSLAENDSKICSSDDSDSNTNSQSTGIAETSTSMNIPTCQYWSNHTVNLSKALYSFVLTSEDLRSHQVQSYGRSAFPVSSVYGELSIKFIMRVLLTIFPSIKAFSNQNELPSHLRVFLYSLQHYVLFIFRKILVLSPSLLDVFRSEGVWDFIFSEHFCFGSGSAVIPEAYINYSDVRPLSNEPYTRSKSTNKQVPSNEVDILQTNVISVVEFAATLDATTHNMPECSVLLNSLELFACNLEVATGLARCLLHILQLAPEKTASSFKTLDAIPRVLKVACIQAQESKRRALTDPGNCSERIPSQPLKKSYSLEKVHRWRDCMEACVQLFAEYYSVNEEAKCLVLNSSTCIDCLFDLFWEECLRSSMLSYIFALMKFISSSEDDRKAKLYLCSKYLETFTHIKEREKNFAKLSVDLLVGMRDMLVKDRVYFQSLFRDGECFLHVVSLLHGNVEDEEGEKLVLNVLQTLTSLLTGNDASKIAFRALVGKGYQTMQSLLLDFCHRRPNAALLTSLLDMLVDGKFDIKKSPIMRNEDVILLYLNVLQKSSDSMRNEGLNIFLHLLRDSISNRASCVRVGMLSFLLDWFPLEDNESVVLKIGQLIQVTGGHSVSGKEIRKIFAILRSEQVGTRQQYCSLLLTNISSMLNEKGPTAFFNFDGHDSGIVINTPVQWPVYKGFSFTCWLRVESFPTSGGAMGLFSFLSETRRGCLAVLAQDRLFFESCNQKRQFVSFPISLVAKKWHFLCITHSIGRAFSGGSLIRCYLDGVLVSSEKCSYAKVTEPLTSCMIGAPVNYCLQEDGAFSSTRESSPFFGQIGPVYLFNDVITYEQVQGINILGPSYMYSFLDNEFSVSANNPLPTGVLDATDGLASKIVFGLNAQASNRRTLFNVSPLVDNALDKSCFEATVKNGTQLCSRRLLQQIIYCAGGVSVFFPLFTRIDLYEDDSQQTGHNLLTPITKDRLTAEIIELIASVLDDNLSNQQQMLNLSGFSILGFLLQSVPSQQINMETVSALKHMLIVISNCGLAEVLVKDAISHVFLNPLIWVYAGYNVQRELYMFLIQQFDNDPRLLKSLCRFPRVLDIIHQFYWDNMTSYPTSGSKPLLQPIKNKDFGERPNREEIQKIRLLLLSIGEMSLREHIAVSDIESLVSFFETSQDIICIEDILHMIIRALSQISVLESFLDQVNLVGGCHLFLNLLQRDYEPVRLLGLQLLGRLLVGIPSEKKASSFFTLAIGRSKSVLEGPKRAESRLQPIFIAISDRLFRFPQTDALCATFFDVLLGGASPKQAIQKYNQAEMQRSRGNNSQFILPQILVLIFKLLSGCEDVNARIKIIENLLELLKSNISNIEALMEYGWQSWLIASKELGVLRNYKIKSRADGDRELVEQNSVRALFSVVLSHCVQSIKSGWQHLEETVNFLLMQCEHGGKSYWYLLRDIYEDLMTSLVELSSKENIISLQPCRDNTLYLLKLVDELLVSELDSKLPFPACGFEFSPESIELENDKDLVSALYEALQGENHDLNSRVPKVHIPLSVDEVKSIDDSWWNLYDKLWVVISEMHGKGPSQLLNKSLSTIGGPSFGQRARGLVESLNIPAAEMAAVVVSGGISNALGGGGGGKPNKVIDKAMLLRPEKCSRIAFRLMIVYLCKSSLERASRCVQRFIPILPSLLTADDEQSKNRLQLFIWALLGVRSQFGMLDDGARFHVIAHLIREAVDCGKLMLATGFVGKDDTSNTESISKEVGTIQNLIQKDRVLAAVYDEARYLRNATVERSSQLDVLRVRIDEIMSSDLSQLGTFEDGLRSSLTVILASDDNRRASFQLTHDEEQQVTAENWIHMLRTLIDERGPWSANPFPNNIVTHWKLDKTEDTWRRRQKLRQNYYFNDKLCHPPSALVTSGGAIMPSTSETKSSGFAAHIPQQMKLFLLKEIRRITDESFLESSVEQLDTADETTDQKKASSSTSEVLLLEGGGGGLKDESDPKDFHDHASTSIESEEDSEVLMSLPCVLVTPKRKLAGRLAVMKKVLHFFGEFLVEGTGGSSVFRNFDSSSKVDNFVMQKQKSFIKWPLNLDLTSEGEASHNINAVLGNLLKKQSESIKRHRRWEIGKIKAVHWTRYLLRYTAIEVYFNDSSAPVFFNFASNKEAKDVGSLIVSTRNDNIPKGHRDKAGIISFVDRRVSLELAETARESWRRRDITNFEYLMILNTLSGRSYNDLTQYPIFPWVLADYTSEDLDFNKSSTFRDLSKPVGALDQKRFEVFEDRYLNFSDPDIPSFYYGSHYSSMGIVLYYLLRLEPFTSLHRTLQGGKFDHADRLFQSMESTYRNCLSNTSDVKELVPEFFYMPEFLVNSNSYHFGVKQDGEPLNDVGLPPWAKGSPEEFISINREALESEYVSSNLHHWIDLVFGYKQRGKPAVEAANIFYYLTYEGAVDLETMEDELQRSAIEDQIANFGQTPIQLFRKKHPRRGPPIPIAHPLRFAPSSINLTSIVSSTSALPSTVLYVGISDTNVVLVNQGLTLSVKSWLTTQLQSGGNFTFSSSQDPYFAIGADVVSPRRIGSPLAENIEVGAQCFTTMQTPSGNYLVSCGNWENSFQLIALNDGRLVQSVRQHKDVVSCVYVTSDGSILATGSYDTTVMIWEILRSRNPEKRRRHIPSPIDQFNNHHHHRKEDWGGVVADTPFHILCGHDDIITCLYASVELDVVISGSKDGTCVFHTLRKGRYLRSLQHPSGCCITKLVASQHGRIVVYGDDDLNLHLYTINGKHLSSCESNGRLNCIELSRCGEFLVSAAGDQGQIVVRSMKSLEIVGRYSGAGKIITSLTVTQEECVLAGTKDGTLLLYSIQNPQLRTSTTSRITASRSTLKSKPPATS, from the exons ATGATCCGCAACCGCAAGGCATCCAAGTTTCGTCGAATCAG AATGAATATTGTAAAAGGTGTTGCCGGTCTTATTCGGAGGACATCTGGCTATGGCGGCGAGTATGGAGTAGGTTCGCCATCTCACATCTTTCCTGTTCCGACTCCTAAAGTTATATTCAG TGATAGCGGTGATGAGGCAATTTTATCGGCGCTATGGCAGAGATATCAAAATGCCTCTGATAAG GCTGAAAGACAAATGGCTTTTCATATATTTCTTAAACAGTTTTTAGTAATATACAAAAACTGGGAGCCGTTTGACTCGGACAGTTCTTCAGAGGATTCTCAAAATCCTGACGAGGTTATCAGCGGCTGCTCTGCTGCACATCCTGCTGAAATCTTAGTAAACTTAATTGAAGAAGTTACACACATAACAGCTGTTCTCACTGAAT ACGTATCCGGGACTTCAAATAGCTTGTCCATCACATCTGAAGGTTTTGCTGTCTTGCATGCTTTGATTATCATGACCCGGTCCATGCATAACTGTAAAGTTCTGGGCTATTATGGTGGTATTCAAAAGCTGACAGCACTAATGAAAG CGGCTGTTGTCCAGTTGAAGACTATTGCTGGATCTCTTTCAGCTGATGAAACTTTATCAAGTTCTAATATAGAGAAAGCTGGTTATCTACAAAAGATACTTGTACATGTGATTTCAATTGTATGTGGGTTTATCAATTTGCGAGTAGATGTAAATGAAAAGACTCTGATAGACATTGACAGCTTGGATGCTTCTATTGAAAGAATTGCCACAACTCCAGAACCTTTCGTCAATTCAAGGGACGCTCTTTCTGATAAAAAAGTGCAGTGGCATCAGAAGGCAGTCATATCAGTGATGGAAGCTGGTGGTCTTAATTGGTTAGTAG AGCTGTTGCGTGTGATCAGAAGGTTAAGTTTGAAAGAACAATGGACGAATCCATCTCTTCAGTACGTAACTTTAAGAAGTCTTCAGCTGGCATTGACTGATAACCCACGTGGTCAGAACCATTTTCGGAGCATTGGGGGACTTGAGGTGTTGTTGGATTGTTTGGGAGTTTCATCATTAAACTCCTTGAGGTTAAAGAAATCCTCTTCatttgataatgataatggaaG CGGAGATGGAATATCTTTAATGTGGATTTTGCAGCTGCATCTTCTTTCTTTGGAGGTCCTAAGGGAAGCTGT CTTTGGTAATTTGAGTAATTTGCAGTTTCTGTGCGAAAACGGAAGAGTGCACAAGTTTGCAAATAGCTTTTGTTTGCCTGCCTTCGTGTTTCAAGAGTTCATGCAGAAAAGAAGCAACTCGTTGGCCGAGAATGATTCGAAGATATGTTCCTCTGATGATAGTGACAGCAATACAAATAGTCAAAGTACAGGAATAGCAGAAACGTCTACGTCTATGAATATACCTACTTGCCAATATTGGAGTAATCATACTGTCAATTTAAGCAAAGCCCTTTATTCATTTGTTCTCACATCAGAGGATTTAAGATCACATCAAGTGCAATCATATGGTCGAAGTGCTTTTCCAGTTTCTTCTGTGTATGGGGAACTTTCAATCAAGTTCATCATGAGGGTTCTTCTAACAATATTTCCGAGCATTAAAGCCTTTTCAAATCAAAACGAGCTTCCGAGCCATTTAAG AGTATTTTTGTATTCGCTTCAACATTATGTGCTGTTCATATTTAGAAAGATCCTGGTTTTATCCCCGTCATTGTTGGATGTGTTCCGGTCCGAAGGGGTGTGGGATTTTATCTTTTCAGAGCACTTTTGTTTTGGAAGTGGTTCAGCAGTAATTCCTGAAGCTTATATTAACTATAGTGATGTGCGTCCTTTGAGCAATGAACCTTATACCCGTTCAAAATCCACTAACAAACAAGTTCCCAGTAATGAAGTTGATATCCTTCAAACTAACGTGATTTCAGTTGTTGAGTTTGCTGCAACCCTGGATGCAACTACTCATAATATG CCTGAATGTTCCGTTCTTTTAAACTCCCTCGAGCTGTTTGCATGTAATCTTGAGGTTGCCACTGGTCTAGCAAGGTGTCTACTCCACATTTTGCAGCTTGCACCTGAGAAAACTGCTTCCTCTTTTAAGACGCTTGACGCAATCCCTCGAGTGCTCAAAGTTGCTTGCATTCAAGCTCAAGAGTCCAAAAGACGTGCATTAACTGATCCAGGAAACTGCAGTGAAAGGATTCCATCACAACCGTTAAAAAAATCATATTCGCTAGAGAAGGTTCATCGTTGGCGTGATTGTATGGAAGCTTGTGTGCAGCTGTTTGCAGAGTACTATTCGGTTAATGAAGAAGCAAAATGTTTGGTTTTGAATAGCTCAACTTGTATTGATTGTTTGTTCGATCTTTTCTGGGAAGAATGTTTGAGAAGTTCCATGCTTTCTTATATATTTGCTCTGATGAAG TtcatttcttcttctgaagacgaCCGAAAGGCAAAGTTGTATTTATGTTCGAAGTACTTGGAAACATTTACTCATATCAAAGAAAGAGAGAAAAACTTTGCAAAACTATCAGTTGATCTACTGGTTGGGATGAGAGACATGCTTGTGAAAGACCGAGTG TACTTCCAGAGTTTGTTTCGTGATGGTGAGTGTTTTCTGCATGTCGTATCTTTATTGCATGGGAACGTTGAGGATGAGGAGGGTGAAAAGCTGGTTCTGAATGTTCTACAAACTCTTACTTCTCTGCTTACTGGTAATGATGCCTCCAAG ATTGCTTTTCGAGCCCTGGTCGGCAAGGGTTATCAGACAATGCAAAGCTTGCTGTTAGACTTCTGTCACCGACGACCAAATGCAGCTCTTTTAACATCTCTGCTCGATATGCTTGTCGATGGCAAGTTTGATATAAAGAAGAGTCCAATTATGAGG AATGAAGACGTTATCTTGCTTTATCTGAATGTACTGCAGAAG AGCAGTGACTCAATGCGGAATGAAGGGCTAAACATTTTCCTTCATCTGCTTAGAGATTCCATATCAAATAGAGCTTCATGCGTCAGAGTGGGAATGCTTAGCTTTCTTCTTGACTGGTTTCCGCTCGAAGATAATGAGAGTGTAGTCCTCAAAATTGGCCAGTTAATTCAGGTCACCGGTGGTCATAGTGTTTCTGGAAAGGAAATTCGAAAAATATTTGCAATACTCCGAAGTGAGCAAGTGGGGACTCGCCAACAATATTGCTCCCTATTGTTAACTAATATTTCATCAATGTTAAATGAAAAAGGACCCACAGCCTTCTTCAATTTTGACGGACATGATTCT GGAATAGTAATCAATACGCCAGTGCAGTGGCCTGTTTATAAGGGGTTTTCTTTTACTTGTTGGCTTCGGGTAGAAAGCTTTCCCACAAGTGGAGGAGCAATGGGACTCTTCAGTTTTCTTTCAGAAACTAGAAGAGGATGTTTGGCTGTCCTTGCACAGGATAGGTTATTTTTTGAG TCTTGTAACCAAAAACGCCAGTTTGTTTCGTTTCCCATCAGCCTTGTGGCTAAGAAATGGCATTTTCTGTGCATAACTCATAGTATTGGCAGAGCTTTTTCTGGAGGAAGCCTAATAAGATGTTACCTTGATGGAGTTCTTGTCTCCTCAGAGAAGTGCAG CTATGCCAAAGTCACTGAACCTTTGACCAGTTGCATGATAGGAGCACCAGTTAATTATTGTTTGCAAGAAGATGGTGCTTTTTCTTCCACCAGAGAGTCTTCTCCATTTTTTGGTCAGATTGGTCCAGTGTATCTATTTAATGATGTCATCACTTATGAACAAGTTCAAGGAATCAATATCCTAGGACCCAGCTATATGTACTCGTTTCTTGATAATGAATTCTCAGTTTCTGCCAATAACCCTTTGCCCACTGGAGTTCTTGATGCCACAGATGGTCTTGCCTCCAAGATTGTATTTGGACTTAATgcacag gctAGTAACCGTAGGACATTGTTTAATGTTTCACCCTTGGTTGATAATGCGCTTGATAAAAGTTGTTTTGAGGCAACTGTCAAAAATGGGACCCAACTATGTTCTCGCCGCTTGTTGCAACAAATTATCTACTGTGCTGGGGGTGTTTCTGTCTTTTTCCCTCTCTTCACGCGCATTGATTTGTATGAAGACGACAGTCAACAAACTGGACACAATTTGCTTACACCTATAACAAAAGATCGTTTGACTGCTGAAATTATTGAGCTTATTGCCTCTGTTCTAGACGACAACCTGTCTAATCAACAACAAATGCTCAatctttctggattctcaattctTGGTTTTTTGTTGCAGTCTGTTCCTTCACAACAGATTAATATGGAAACCGTATCAGCCCTGAAACACATGCTAATTGTTATTTCAAATTGTG GTTTGGCTGAAGTCCTTGTAAAGGATGCAATCTCGCATGTATTTCTCAATCCTTTAATCTGGGTATATGCTGGGTACAACGTGCAACGAGAACTATACATGTTTCTGATTCAACAATTTGATAATGATCCAAGGCTTCTCAAGAGTTTATGTCGCTTTCCACGCGTTCTTGATATAATTCATCAATTTTACTGGGATAACATGACATCTTATCCCACTTCTGGAAGCAAACCTCTCTTGCAACCTATAAAAAACAAAGATTTTGGAGAGAGGCCTAACAGGGAAGAAATACAAAAAATACGCTTACTTTTGCTTAGTATTGGTGAGATGAGTCTGAG GGAACATATTGCAGTTTCAGATATTGAATCCCTTGTATCCTTTTTTGAGACAAGTCAGGACATTATATGCATTGAGGATATATTACATATGATTATTCGAGCTCTTTCTCAAATATCAGTACTTGAGTCTTTTCTTGATCAAGTCAATTTAGTTGGTGGATGTCATCTTTTTCTCAATTTGCTTCAAAG GGACTACGAACCGGTTCGATTGCTTGGTTTGCAATTGTTGGGAAGACTTTTGGTTGGTATCCCATCTGAGAAGAAAGCATCAAGTTTTTTTACTTTGGCTATAGGAAGATCGAAATCGGTCCTAGAAGGCCCAAAGAGGGCTGAGTCAAGATTGCAACCCATATTTATTGCTATTTCAGACAGGCTATTCCGATTTCCTCAGACAGATGCTTTGTGTGCAACCTTTTTTGATGTTCTTTTAGGCGGTGCTAGCCCAAAACAG GCCATACAGAAATATAATCAGGCTGAGATGCAAAGAAGCAGAGGAAACAACTCTCAGTTTATCCTACCTCAAATATTGGTTCTTATTTTTAAACTTTTGTCTGGCTGTGAGGATGTGAACGCGAGAATAAAGATTATTGAAAATCTGCTTGAGTTACTAAAATCAAATATCTCAAACATTGAAGCACTTATG GAATATGGATGGCAATCATGGTTAATAGCATCCAAGGAACTTGGTGTATTGAGAAACTATAAAATAAAGTCACGAGCTGATGGTGACCGAGAATTAGTTGAACAGAACTCTGTGAGGGCCTTATTCTCTGTGGTTCTTTCTCACTGTGTACAGTCGATAAAAAGTGGCTGGCAACATTTGGAAGAAACTGTGAACTTTCTTCTCATGCAATGTGAACAT GGTGGTAAATCATATTGGTATCTCCTTCGGGATATATATGAGGATTTGATGACGTCTCTTGTGGAATTGTCCTCTAAGGAAAATATTATATCCTTGCAACCATGTCGTGACAACACATTGTACCTTCTGAAGCTAGTTGATGAGCTGCTTGTTTCTGAACTTGATAGCAAGCTTCCG TTCCCAGCATGTGGCTTCGAGTTCTCTCCTGAAAGCATTGAGTTGGAAAATGATAAAGATCTTGTCTCTGCTTTGTACGAAGCCCTTCAAGGTGAAAATCACGATCTTAATTCAAG ggtTCCAAAGGTTCACATACCGCTTTCCGTTGATGAAGTTAAAAGCATTGATGATTCATGGTGGAATCTATATGACAAATTGTGGGTTGTCATTAGCGAGATGCATGGGAAAGGGCCAAGCCAGTTGCTAAATAAATCATTATCAACCATAGGAGGACCATCTTTTGGGCAAAGAGCACGAGGTTTGGTCGAGTCCTTGAATATTCCAGCTGCTGAAATGGCTGCTGTGGTTGTATCTGGTGGTATCAGCAATGcacttggtggtggtggtggtggaaagcCTAACAAAGTAATTGATAAAGCCATGCTGCTAAGACCTGAAAAGTGCTCAAGAATTGCTTTTCGGCTTATGATTGTTTATCTCTGCAAGTCTTCTCTTGAAAGAGCATCCCGATGTGTCCAACGCTTCATTCCCATATTACCATCTCTTCTCACTGCTGATGATGAGCAAAGCAAAAATAGACTACAACTTTTTATATG GGCCTTGCTTGGTGTTAGATCCCAGTTTGGCATGTTGGATGATGGTGCGAGGTTTCATGTTATCGCACACTTGATCCGGGAAGCAGTCGACTGTGGGAAGTTGATGTTGGCAACTGGTTTTGTTGGAAAAGATGATACATCAAATACTGAAAGCATCTCAAAGGAAGTAGGAACTATTCAGAATCTAATACAAAAGGATCGTGTGCTTGCTGCG GTTTATGATGAGGCTAGGTATCTAAGAAATGCTACTGTGGAGCGATCAAGTCAACTGGATGTGTTGCGTGTTAGGATAGATGAGATTATGTCTTCTGATTTGAGCCAATTGGGAACTTTTGAAGACGGATTACGCAGTAGCTTGACTGTCATTTTAGCCTCAGATGATAACAGACGAGCTTCCTTCCAGCTTACTCATGATGAGGAACAACAAGTGACTGCG GAAAACTGGATACACATGCTTCGAACTCTGATTGATGAAAGAGGTCCGTGGTCAGCTAATCCATTTCCTAACAATATAGTTACACACTGGAAACTTGACAAGACTGAAGACACGTGGCGTCGCAGGCAGAAATTAAGGCAAAATTACTATTTTAATGATAAGCTTTGTCATCCTCCTTCCGCTCTTGTGACCAGTGGGGGGGCTATTATGCCTTCCACAAGTGAAACAAAATCATCGGGGTTTGCTGCTCACATCCCCCAGCAAATGAAGCTGTTTTTGCTTAAAGAAATTCGAAGGATAACAGATGAAAGTTTCTTAGAATCTTCTGTAGAACAACTCGATACTGCTGATGAGACCACTGACCAGAAGAAGGCCTCCTCCTCTACCAGTGAGGTTCTCCTGTtagagggtggtggtggtggtttaaaAGATGAAAGTGATCCAAAAGATTTCCATGATCATGCCTCAACCTCAATTGAGTCTGAAGAAGATAGTGAG GTCCTCATGTCTCTTCCATGTGTACTTGTGACCCCGAAAAGAAAACTAGCTGGGCGTTTGGCTGTCATGAAGAAGGTTCTACATTTCTTTGGCGAGTTCTTGGTTGAAGGCACAGGGGGGTCATCCGTTTTCAGAAATTTTGATTCTTCAAGTAAAGTTGACAATTTTGTGATGCAGAAGCAAAAGTCGTTTATCAAATGGCCACTTAATTTAGATTTAACTTCTGAGGGAGAAGCCTCACATAACATAAATGCAGTTCTGGGTAATCTTCTTAAGAAGCAATCTGAAAGCATTAAGCGCCATAGAAGGTGGGAAATTGGCAAG ATAAAGGCTGTTCACTGGACTCGCTATTTGTTGAGATACACTGCCATAGAGGTTTACTTCAACGATTCATCTGCCCCGGTATTTTTTAATTTTGCATCAAATAAAGAAGCCAAAGATGTTGGGAGCTTGATTGTTTCCACTAGAAATGATAATATTCCAAAGGGGCACCGAGACAAGGCTGGAATTATTTCATTTGTTGATAGACGTGTTTCATTGGAGCTTGCTGAAACTGCCAGAGAGAGTTGGAGAAGAAGAGACATTACAAACTTTGAATATCTCATGATTCTTAATACCCTTTCTGGCCGCTCATATAATGACTTGACTCAGTATCCAATTTTTCCTTGGGTACTGGCTGATTACACATCGGAGGATCTTGATTTTAACAAGTCCTCTACTTTTCGCGATCTTTCAAAGCCTGTCGGAGCACTGGATCAAAAACGGTTTGAG GTTTTCGAAGACAGATACCTAAACTTCTCTGACCCTGATATTCCCAG TTTCTATTATGGATCTCATTACTCAAGCATGGGTATTGTGTTATATTATCTTCTTAGGTTAGAGCCTTTTACAAGCCTGCATCGTACACTTCAG GGTGGGAAATTTGACCATGCAGACCGGCTTTTTCAAAGTATGGAAAGCACATATCGGAATTGTCTTTCTAATACAAGTGATGTGAAGGAGCTAGTTCCTGAATTCTTTTACATGCCAGAGTTTCTTGTTAACTCAAACTCATACCATTTTGGAGTGAAACAAGATGGTGAACCTTTGAACGATGTTGGTCTCCCTCCTTGGGCCAAG GGGTCTCCTGAAGAGTTCATAAGTATAAACAGAGAAGCCCTAGAAAGTGAATATGTTAGTTCAAATCTTCACCACTGGATTGATTTGGTGTTCGGTTACAAGCAACGTGGAAAACCAGCTGTGGAG GCAGCAAATATTTTCTACTATTTAACTTATGAAGGAGCTGTTGATTTGGAGACGATGGAAGATGAATTGCAAAGGTCTGCTATTGAAGACCAGATTGCTAATTTTGGTCAGACGCCAATTCAACTATTCCGGAAGAAACACCCACGGCGAGGCCCACCAATTCCAATCGCCCATCCTTTACGATTTGCTCCTTCTTCTATCAATTTGACTTCAATAGTTTCTAGTACAAGTGCACTACCTTCAACTGTGTTATATGTCGGTATTTCCGATACGAATGTTGTCCTTGTAAATCAGGGACTCACCTTGTCAGTTAAGTCATGGTTGACGACCCAATTGCAATCTGGTGGGAACTTCACTTTTTCTAGCTCACAG GATCCCTACTTCGCTATTGGTGCGGATGTGGTTTCTCCTCGGCGAATTGGAAGCCCTTTGGCTGAAAATATTGAAGTGGGAGCCCAATGTTTTACGACAATGCAGACACCATCTGGAAATTATCTGGTTTCATGTGGCAACTGGGAAAATAGCTTTCAGCTCATAGCCCTCAATGATGGAAGATTGGTGCAGAGTGTCCGACAGCATAAAGACGTGGTTAGCTGTGTTTACG TTACGTCGGATGGGAGCATCC